In the Natrinema sp. CBA1119 genome, GGCGCGAACCGCGCGATCGCGAAATCGTGCTAATTTATCGCACAGTATTATCGGTGTTCACGATGAACGATCGACTATGGGGCTCATCGAATCGGTGAAAGCAGCGCTTGCATCACCCACACCGAAGGACCGCCCTGCCGACGGCTCCGAGGGGGCCTACTGGTGTGACGACTGCGCCGTTCGGATCAGGGACGTCGACCTCGAGGGGGAACCGGTCTGTCCGGACTGTGGCACGGAGATGCGCTTCGAGCGCTCGACCGGCCGCGACTGTGCGTGCTGACTACGGCTCTCGGATAACGGTCTCGTCGCCCTGTTCGGTGGGGAAGGGGCCGTCGAGATCCGTCTCCCGCTCCTCGTCGGTGACGAGTGCGTTCTCGAGCGCCGCCCGGAGCGTCGACTCGTCGTAGTCGGTGCCGATGAACACGAGTTCGGTCCGGCGGTCACCGTGCTCGTCGTGCCACTCGAGGTTCGGTCGATTCGACCGATACATGTCGCGCTCGACCTCGGGGAGGCTCGCGATCCAGGGGCCCTGTGCGGTGGCCCTGACGGACGGACCGGCCTGGGCGATCGACACCCGCATCTCGTTGGTTGCGAGCCAGGCGGTCCCCTTCGAGCGGACGATCGATCCCGGGAGGTCCCGGAGGAAGTCAGCGAACCGTTCGGGATGGAACGGCCGGCGGGACCGGTAGACGAACGACGAGACGCCGTACACCTCGTCGGGGTGGTGATGATCGCGGTGGTCGCCGTCGGTTTCGTCGTGACGGCCATCGTCGCCGTCGCGGTCTCCGTGTCCGTGATCGCCGTCGGCCGACGCCAGCGCTCGCTTCCAGCCGGGGAGATCGTTCACGCGGGCGGCGTCGAACAGGTCGGCGCCGAGCAGACGGTCGGGATCGACCGCGGCAAACTCCGTGCGGATCGTCTCGGCGTCGGGTTGGAGCGCACGGACGAGTTCCTCGGCCTCCGCGAGTTCCGTCTCGCGACAGAGATCGGCCTTGTTCAGCAAGACGAGGTTCGAGACCTCGAGCTGCTCGACGAGCAGATCCGAAAGCGGACGGTCGTCCTCGTTCCCGGTTCGCTCCGGCCGTTCCTCCCCCGCGAAGGCCTCGAGGAAGGCGGGCGTGTCGAGGACCGTTACGAGCGTGTCGACATCGTAGAGTGCGGCGACGCGGGATTCGGTCGTGAACAGCCGGGCGACGGGCGCGGGTTCGGAGATGCCCGACGACTCGACGACGAGGT is a window encoding:
- a CDS encoding GTP-binding protein gives rise to the protein MNTDTNDEIPVTILSGSLGAGKTTLLNHLLSNAGDRTLAVLVNDMGEVNVDAELVAEGSELELDDGVAELSNGCICCELQDDLETAVVRLARDRSFDHLVVESSGISEPAPVARLFTTESRVAALYDVDTLVTVLDTPAFLEAFAGEERPERTGNEDDRPLSDLLVEQLEVSNLVLLNKADLCRETELAEAEELVRALQPDAETIRTEFAAVDPDRLLGADLFDAARVNDLPGWKRALASADGDHGHGDRDGDDGRHDETDGDHRDHHHPDEVYGVSSFVYRSRRPFHPERFADFLRDLPGSIVRSKGTAWLATNEMRVSIAQAGPSVRATAQGPWIASLPEVERDMYRSNRPNLEWHDEHGDRRTELVFIGTDYDESTLRAALENALVTDEERETDLDGPFPTEQGDETVIREP